One segment of Acropora muricata isolate sample 2 chromosome 8, ASM3666990v1, whole genome shotgun sequence DNA contains the following:
- the LOC136925122 gene encoding pre-mRNA-processing factor 17-like, whose translation MAAIQALAAYGVDSDSEGNESNGEETTADHTAHLNTGISISQLQSKMQLKSAPEVTAKEDIGVIRQLDPSAKEVSYNPRYEEMFSPQVGPLNPFKTRQQSAPKNALAGYVEAAHVSDFTFETQRRTFTSYGYALDPSVSGVASASVDRYVGDVTKAEEKKGLTIFEAASARPGDKRKREKPGNPGDIEGYKGPWATYVDESKVAKPSEEQAAKLEEFEMTKQKRSKKEEDKSVEEKSTLHVQDSVDYQGRSYLHIPHDIDIKLDTDEPPERCFLPKKHIHTWTGHTKGVSCIRFFPRSAHLLLSCSMDCKIKLWEVYGKRRCLRTFIGHSKAVRDISFNNPGTQFLSAGYDRYVKLWDTETGECIGRFTNRKIPYCVKFNPDEDKQHLLVCGTSDKKILTWDTRANEIVQEYDRHLGAVNTITFVDQNRRFVTTSDDKSIRVWEWDIPVDFKYIAEPSMHSMPAVALHPNNKWMACQSMDNQILIFGVLNRFRQNRKKTFKGHMVAGYACQLSFSPDGSYLTSGDADGKLCIWDWKSTKLYSKFKAHDAVCIGCLWHPHETSKVVTCGWDGLIKYWD comes from the exons atggcggcaatTCAGGCTCTTGCTGCCTATGGCGTCGACAGCGACTCTGAAGGAAATGAAAGCAATGGAGAGGAAACTACAGCAGATCATACCGCCCATTTAAATACCGGAATCTCAATCTCGCAATTACAATCAAAAATGCAACTTAAAAGTGCACCAGAGGTCACAGCAAAG GAGGATATTGGCGTTATAAGACAATTGGATCCCTCAGCAAAAGAAGTCAGCTACAATCCCAGATATGAGGAGATGTTTTCTCCACAG GTGGGACCATTAAACCCATTCAAAACACGACAGCAGAGTGCACCCAAGAATGCACTCGCAG GGTATGTTGAGGCAGCTCATGTGAGTGATTTTACTTTTGAAACACAAAGAAGGACTTTTACAAGTTATG GATATGCATTGGATCCAAGTGTTTCTGGAGTAGCAAGTGCCAGTGTTGACAG ATATGTTGGTGATGTGACAAAGGCAGAAGAAAAGAAGG GTCTAACAATCTTTGAAGCAGCATCAGCGCGACCCGGTgacaaaaggaaaagagaaaagcCTGGGAATCCAGGAGATATTGAAGGATATAAAG GTCCTTGGGCAACCTATGTTGATGAATCCAAAGTTGCCAAACCATCTGAG GAACAAGCAGCCAAACTTGAAGAGTTTGAAATGACAAAGCAGAAGAGGAGCAAGAAAGAAGAAGATAAGAGTGTTGAGGAAAAGTCAACTTTACATG TCCAAGATTCAGTGGATTATCAAGGCAGATCTTATCTCCACATTCCACATGATATTGACATCAAACTGGACACAGATGAACCACCAGAAAGGTGTTTTCTACCCAAGAAACATATTCACACTTG GACTGGACATACCAAAGGAGTTTCATGCATTCGATTCTTTCCCCGATCAGCTCATCTGCTGTTGTCCTGTAGCATGGATTGTAAGATCAAG CTCTGGGAGGTTTATGGCAAAAGGCGCTGCTTGAGGACGTTTATAG GTCACAGTAAAGCTGTTCGTGATATCTCATTTAACAACCCAGGAACACAGTTTCTTAGTGCTGGTTATGACAGATATGTTAAACTCTGGGACACTGAAACAG GCGAATGCATTGGTCGTTTTACTAATCGCAAGATTCCTTATTGTGTGAAGTTTAATCCTGACGAG GACAAGCAGCATCTATTAGTTTGCGGGACATCAGACAAAAAAATTCTAACG TGGGACACAAGAGCGAACGAAATAGTTCAAGAATATGACAG GCATCTTGGAGCAGTGAATACAATAACATTTGTGGATCAAAACAGAAGATTTGTCACCACATCCGATGATAAAAGTATCCGGGTTTGGGAATG GGACATTCCTGTGGATTTCAAGTACATAGCAGAACCCAGCATGCACTCGATGCCTGCCGTTGCTCTCCATCCAAACA acAAATGGATGGCGTGCCAGTCAATGGACAATCAAATTCTAATATTTGGAGTACTCAACCGCTTCCGTCAGAACAGAAAGAAGACGTTCAAAGGACACATG GTGGCGGGCTATGCTTGTCAGTTGAGTTTCTCTCCAGATGGAAG TTACCTTACCTCTGGTGATGCAGATGGGAAGCTTTGCATATGGGATTGGAAATCAACGAAACTATACAG CAAGTTCAAGGCCCATGATGCAGTATGCATAGGCTGCCTGTGGCATCCTCACGAAACATCGAAAGTTGTCACATGTGGCTGGGACGGGTTGATAAAGTACTGGGACTAA
- the LOC136925136 gene encoding uncharacterized protein: MSEDEQVNPNSYATGSVKWFNLAKGFGFITTDDVQEDVFVHQSSIKSKGYRTLQEGERVQFQIVNSEKGKIAILVTSPNGGQLKRKGRFKKGARKFTTLCYNCNNNGHRMKKCPYEKRNLRTCHKCGGDTHLIRSCPQLMKTDNS, encoded by the exons ATGTCGG AGGACGAACAAGTTAACCCAAATAGCTATGCTACAGGCTCAGTAAAATGGTTTAATCTAGCCAAAGGATTTGGTTTTATCACCACAGATGATGTGCAAGAAGATGTTTTCGTTCATCAG AGCTCTATAAAGTCTAAAGGGTATCGAACCCTTCAAGAAGGAGAAAGAGTTCAATTCCAGATTGTTAACTCAGAGAAAGGAAAGATTGCTATATTAGTGACGTCACCTAACGGTGGTCAACTAAAAAGAAAAGGACGCTTCAAGAAGGGCGCGCGAAAATTCACCACACTTTGTTACAACTGCAATAACAATGGACACAGAATGAAAAAATGCCCTTACGAAAAGCGTAACCTTCGAACTTGCCACAAATGTGGAGGCGATACTCATCTTATCCGAAGTTGTCCACAGCTTATGAAGACAGACAATAGTTAA
- the LOC136925139 gene encoding uncharacterized protein — MRTYIGKHSCQRREQNIWGELGEEVVREVASPPTYGYVEAMKNMLFTLPKVQMKKVLDDYAKRALAPLNSQFPDRRGKEEAVQAYKVRKQKKMKTPLYPPGAEQDVLEQNSRSRVNSKSRKSSGGHCKRM, encoded by the exons ATGAGAACATACATAGGGAAACACAGCTGTCAAAGGAGGGAACAGAATATATGGGGAGAACTTGGGGAGGAGGTAGTTCGTGAGGTGGCTTCCCCTCCTACTTATG GTTATGTTGAAGCCATGAAGAACATGCTCTTCACTTTGCCAAAAGTGCAAATGAAGAAGGTGCTAGATGACTATGCTAAGAGGGCACTTGCACCTCTTAACTCACAGTTTCCAGATAGGCGAGGCAAGGAGGAAGCTGTTCAAGCTTATAAAGTCAGGAaacagaagaaaatgaaaactccTTTATACCCACCTG GTGCAGAACAAGATGTCTTGGAGCAGAACTCAAGAAGCAGGGTCAATTCAAAAAGCAGAAAGTCCAGTGGAGGGCATTGCAAACGAATGTGA